In the genome of Myroides phaeus, one region contains:
- the nagB gene encoding glucosamine-6-phosphate deaminase: MKDFYKPSNIKSTKEDVVKVYASQEEASQYTANRIAAIVKEKQTKGENAIMGLATGSTPKGVYQELIRLHKYEGLSFRNMITFNLDEYYPMMPIEEQSYVSFMKSNLFDHIDIVKSNIHIPDGTLSIEGIQEYCELYEQKIADFGGLDIQLLGIGRTGHIGFNEPGSVDSSKTRLVTLNDLTREDASADFGGKEKVPTQAITMGIKTITDAKEVILLALSKRKAEIIAKAIEGGISAEVPATFLQKLQNIEYILDEEAASLLRKR, from the coding sequence ATGAAGGATTTTTATAAACCATCGAATATAAAATCTACTAAAGAGGATGTGGTTAAGGTATATGCAAGTCAAGAAGAGGCTTCTCAATATACGGCTAATCGTATTGCTGCGATTGTAAAAGAAAAGCAAACGAAGGGGGAGAATGCGATTATGGGGCTGGCAACGGGTTCTACGCCGAAAGGGGTGTACCAAGAGTTGATTCGCCTGCATAAGTATGAGGGATTGAGTTTTAGAAATATGATTACGTTTAACTTAGACGAGTACTATCCGATGATGCCGATTGAGGAACAGAGTTATGTGTCGTTTATGAAGAGTAATTTGTTTGATCATATTGATATTGTGAAGAGTAATATTCATATTCCGGATGGGACGTTGTCTATTGAGGGAATTCAGGAGTATTGTGAGTTATATGAACAGAAGATTGCTGATTTTGGTGGATTGGATATTCAGTTGTTGGGGATTGGACGTACGGGACATATCGGGTTTAATGAGCCTGGTTCTGTGGATTCGTCTAAGACGCGTTTGGTTACGCTAAACGACCTGACTCGTGAGGATGCGTCTGCTGATTTTGGTGGTAAGGAGAAGGTGCCTACGCAGGCGATTACGATGGGGATTAAGACCATTACGGATGCGAAGGAGGTGATCTTGCTGGCGTTGAGTAAGCGCAAGGCGGAGATTATTGCTAAGGCGATTGAAGGTGGGATTTCTGCAGAGGTGCCAGCTACGTTTTTACAGAAGCTTCAGAATATTGAGTATATCTTGGATGAAGAGGCGGCTTCGTTGCTTCGAAAGAGGTGA
- the galE gene encoding UDP-glucose 4-epimerase GalE, producing MKILVTGGLGFIGSHTVVELQNQGYEVVIVDDLSNSSVDVLDGIEGITGKRPTFVELDLRNEAGVEKLFAAHTDITGVIHFAASKAVGESVEKPLLYYENNICPLLYVLKQLEQKEKSHFIFSSSCTVYGQAAQMPITETAPVQVALSPYGNTKQIGEEIITDVTKVTNIDAILLRYFNPIGAHESGLIGELPLGVPQNLIPFITQTAIGIRKELSVFGDDYNTADGTCVRDYIHVVDLAKAHVAALDRLVKGENVAKVETFNVGTGKGTSVMEIVNTFEAVAGVKLPYKIVDRREGDITEAYACTKRANEVLGWKAEQTLEESLRSAWAWEQKVRGV from the coding sequence GTGAAAATATTAGTTACAGGTGGTTTGGGATTCATTGGTTCTCATACTGTGGTGGAATTGCAAAACCAAGGATATGAGGTGGTAATTGTGGATGATTTGTCTAATTCGTCTGTGGATGTGTTGGATGGTATTGAAGGGATTACTGGGAAACGCCCGACATTTGTGGAGTTGGATTTGAGAAATGAAGCTGGGGTTGAGAAGTTGTTTGCTGCTCATACGGATATTACGGGTGTGATTCACTTTGCGGCGTCTAAGGCTGTGGGGGAGAGTGTGGAGAAACCGCTGTTGTACTATGAAAATAATATTTGTCCGTTGTTATATGTCTTGAAACAATTGGAACAAAAAGAGAAGAGTCATTTTATTTTTAGTTCGTCTTGTACTGTTTATGGTCAGGCGGCGCAAATGCCGATTACTGAAACTGCTCCTGTGCAGGTGGCGTTGTCTCCTTATGGAAATACGAAGCAGATTGGGGAGGAGATTATTACGGATGTGACTAAGGTGACTAATATTGATGCGATTTTATTGCGTTATTTTAACCCGATTGGGGCGCACGAGTCTGGATTGATTGGGGAGTTGCCGTTGGGGGTTCCTCAAAACTTAATCCCGTTTATTACGCAAACGGCTATTGGTATTCGCAAGGAGTTGTCTGTGTTTGGTGATGATTATAACACGGCTGATGGTACGTGTGTGCGTGATTATATTCACGTGGTGGACTTGGCTAAGGCGCACGTGGCTGCGTTGGATAGATTGGTGAAGGGTGAGAATGTGGCTAAGGTGGAGACGTTTAATGTGGGTACTGGTAAGGGTACGTCGGTGATGGAGATCGTGAATACGTTTGAGGCTGTGGCTGGTGTGAAATTGCCGTATAAGATCGTGGATAGACGTGAGGGTGATATCACTGAGGCGTATGCGTGTACGAAACGTGCGAACGAGGTGCTGGGCTGGAAGGCGGAGCAAACGTTGGAGGAGTCGCTGCGTAGTGCGTGGGCGTGGGAACAGAAGGTGAGAGGAGTGTAG